A single region of the Aeromicrobium chenweiae genome encodes:
- a CDS encoding PLP-dependent aminotransferase family protein — protein sequence MALILSARRLADLLGPLDHAGPAYREIADRIRLLVVDGRVGDGSRLPSERELAAAIGVSRTTTSRVYAELRDLGILHSRQGSGSVVRVPLEASSASSLIVTPDDSDTIALTYSAPAGTPGLARAFQTAATKLPGLLATTGYLPDGLPVLREILAQRYTEAGLPTDPGQIIVTSGAMGAISLLARVLVDPGNRVVVEGISYPHAHESFTAAGARLSALPVDRSPWEPAVMAETLAGSTHRAAYLIPDFHNPTAAVMTDAERIAWARELRRHDVVPIVDESLREINLDGVEMPPVFATYDPRALLMGSSSKSFWGGLRVGWIRAPHDLVMPIVQARMMDDLGTSAFDQLVLAELLTEGGQTAAAGRARLRAGRDHLLAELARELPDFAAPCPAGGLNLWLSLPDRISSRLTAAASRNGLLLTPGPRFFSRAGAAGERHLRMPYTQSHETLTEAVRRLRLAYEEVIGSSEPAAGPRRTGTLEMIA from the coding sequence ATGGCACTGATCCTCTCCGCCCGCCGTCTCGCCGACCTGCTCGGTCCGCTCGACCACGCCGGCCCGGCGTACCGGGAGATCGCGGACCGCATCCGTCTGCTCGTCGTCGACGGACGCGTCGGGGACGGGAGCCGGCTGCCGTCCGAACGTGAGCTCGCGGCCGCGATCGGGGTGAGCCGCACGACGACCAGCCGCGTGTACGCCGAGCTGCGCGACCTGGGCATCCTGCACTCACGCCAGGGGTCGGGCAGCGTCGTCCGGGTCCCGCTCGAGGCCTCCAGCGCCAGCAGCCTGATCGTCACGCCGGACGACTCCGACACGATCGCCCTGACCTACTCCGCGCCGGCCGGGACGCCCGGGCTCGCGAGGGCGTTCCAGACCGCGGCGACCAAGCTGCCGGGCCTGCTCGCGACGACGGGCTACCTGCCCGACGGGCTGCCGGTGCTGCGGGAGATCCTCGCGCAGCGCTACACCGAGGCGGGCCTGCCGACCGATCCCGGGCAGATCATCGTGACGAGCGGGGCGATGGGTGCGATCTCGCTGCTCGCCCGCGTGCTCGTCGACCCCGGCAACCGGGTCGTCGTCGAGGGGATCAGCTATCCGCACGCCCACGAGTCGTTCACCGCCGCCGGCGCCCGCCTGTCGGCCCTCCCGGTCGACCGGTCCCCGTGGGAGCCGGCCGTGATGGCCGAGACGCTGGCCGGATCGACCCATCGCGCCGCGTACCTCATCCCGGACTTCCACAACCCGACCGCGGCCGTCATGACCGACGCGGAACGCATCGCGTGGGCCCGCGAGCTGCGGCGGCACGACGTCGTCCCGATCGTGGACGAGTCACTGCGCGAGATCAACCTGGACGGCGTCGAGATGCCGCCGGTGTTCGCGACGTACGACCCGCGGGCGCTCCTGATGGGCTCGTCGTCCAAGTCGTTCTGGGGCGGTCTGCGGGTCGGCTGGATCCGGGCACCGCACGACCTGGTCATGCCGATCGTGCAGGCCCGGATGATGGACGACCTGGGCACGTCGGCGTTCGACCAGCTGGTGCTGGCCGAGCTGCTGACCGAGGGCGGGCAGACCGCCGCGGCCGGACGTGCGCGGCTCCGCGCCGGGCGGGACCACCTGCTGGCCGAGCTGGCTCGCGAGCTCCCCGACTTCGCCGCGCCGTGCCCGGCAGGCGGGCTCAACCTCTGGCTCTCCCTCCCCGACCGCATCTCGTCCCGGCTGACCGCTGCCGCCTCCCGGAACGGGCTGCTGCTCACCCCGGGGCCCCGCTTCTTCAGCCGCGCTGGGGCAGCCGGTGAGCGCCACCTCCGCATGCCGTACACCCAGTCCCACGAGACCCTCACCGAGGCGGTCCGCCGCCTCCGCCTCGCGTACGAGGAGGTCATCGGCTCGTCCGAGCCGGCCGCCGGGCCCCGGCGGACCGGGACGCTCGAGATGATCGCCTGA
- a CDS encoding nuclear transport factor 2 family protein, with protein sequence MTDAPAPRPPVPPFDEATARQKVQAAEDAWNSRDPRRVAGAYTPDSQWRNRSEFVTGHDEIVAFLTAKWERELDYALRKSLWAFSGNHIAVRFQYEWHDADGQWWRSHGNENWEFDERGYMNRREASINDVPIDEADRRIFGPRSPEDTTDIPLR encoded by the coding sequence ATGACCGACGCCCCGGCCCCACGCCCTCCCGTCCCGCCCTTCGACGAGGCGACGGCCCGCCAGAAGGTCCAGGCGGCGGAGGACGCCTGGAACAGCCGCGACCCCCGCCGGGTCGCGGGCGCGTACACCCCGGACTCGCAGTGGCGGAACCGCTCGGAGTTCGTGACCGGGCACGACGAGATCGTCGCGTTCCTGACCGCCAAGTGGGAGCGCGAGCTCGACTACGCGCTGCGCAAGAGCCTCTGGGCGTTCAGCGGCAACCACATCGCCGTCCGGTTCCAGTACGAGTGGCACGACGCCGACGGCCAGTGGTGGCGCAGCCACGGCAACGAGAACTGGGAGTTCGACGAGCGCGGCTACATGAACCGTCGCGAGGCGAGCATCAACGACGTCCCGATCGACGAGGCCGACCGCCGCATCTTCGGCCCCCGGTCGCCCGAGGACACGACGGACATCCCGCTGCGCTGA